The following proteins come from a genomic window of Trifolium pratense cultivar HEN17-A07 linkage group LG4, ARS_RC_1.1, whole genome shotgun sequence:
- the LOC123924291 gene encoding cyclin-dependent kinase inhibitor 7-like, whose amino-acid sequence MADCKRASPTIVAINDSSPNGTSISKKRKITPSASQLLASEMPHQIPNSLTDSPEKAISLVNSVNSAVSVTSNEIHTDHSPLTSSFSSGKLTENDRTPLDPELKTKGFETVDSNATKRNLKSFREEDIDEFFARFEREEQKRFAEKYNFDIVRDLPLEGRYEWVRLH is encoded by the exons ATGGCTGATTGCAAACGCGCTTCTCCAACAATTGTAGCTATTAACGACTCTTCTCCAAACGGAACCTCCATctccaagaaaagaaaaattactcCTTCTGCTTCACAGTTACTAGCTTCTGAAATGCCACACCAAATTCCTAACTCGCTCACCGACTCACCGGAAAAAGCTATATCACTGGTTAATTCCGTCAACTCCGCTGTCTCGGTGACTTCCAATGAAATTCACACGGATCATAGTCCGCTCACGTCTAGCTTCAGCTCCGGCAAGCTTACGGAAAATGACCGCACGCCGTTAGATCCGGAG CTGAAAACCAAGGGTTTTGAAACGGTAGATTCAAACGCAACGAAACGCAATTTGAAATCGTTCAG GGAGGAAGATATTGATGAATTCTTTGCAAGATTTGAGAGGGAAGAGCAAAAGAGGTTTGCAGAAAA GTACAACTTTGATATTGTTAGAGATTTGCCGTTGGAGGGTCGTTATGAGTGGGTTCGTTTACATTGA